A DNA window from Thiothrix subterranea contains the following coding sequences:
- a CDS encoding glycoside hydrolase family 99-like domain-containing protein, protein MDFTGERFMPEVHGNIELEHLHRYLLASKVVAGKTVLDIASGEGYGSAMMAQTALDIIGVDISHEAVIHAQTKYQRDNLEYRQGSCSAIPLDDASVDVVVSFETIEHHDEHDAMMHEIKRVLRPNGVLIISNPDKLEFTDKPATLNPHHIKELYRDEFTALLDEHFKHRCVYGQRVVYGSAILCEDGLSPTGSYEVADAHLPEIPGVPYAMYLIAVASDADIALPVLNSGILEQRIEDTEITRFWRGLMAERDAQISSLVMERNNLVAERDCLTIERNSLAAEREGMLNSISFKVTKPLRVMRPYVVKTYQFTRKVISVWAKHLWQQLPISPQQKAVLKDKLFKAMPPQLVSWSRTYRSWAVVEDDDDWDDLPLMPAHGNVLAMGAYVPLLQVPPPESVPVKLIAFYLPQFHAIAENNAWWGEGFTEWTNVKPAQPQFVGHYQPHVPDELGYYDLLNSSVQQRQVALAKLYGVGGFCFYTYWFGGKLLLEKPVENYLKDRSLDLPFCLCWANENWSRRWDGLESELLMTQQHSPEDDLHFIQYVAQYMRDERYIRINGKPLLLVYRPSLLPSAKDTTKCWREWCAQNGIGEIYLAYTQSFEAVNPKKYGFDAAIEFPPNNVPLANLADTVKPLNERFTGKVYDWRAFVKRSRHYKKPAYPLFRSVCPAWDNTARRKHNGTIYINSTPEYYQEWLSNAVADTCERVHNSEERLVFVNAWNEWAEGAHLEPDQHYGYAYLEATRRALTNEGSFNSAGKILVVSHDAHPHGAQFLALGMVRALKHDLHFDVEVVLLGDGRLEKEFVALANIHKVDIPAQGEGELVKLANALMLRGYTKAIVNTTVAGCVIPVFQDAGIESNCLVHELPGVIQQYHLEDCTKKIAEHAKTVVFPAQTVADGFAQFAQVDEGKQVIRPQGLYRRNQWRLEKKLARSTLRERLGLDADTKIVLTVGYADHRKGVDLFVECALQILAQRKDVDFVWVGHWEQGMQEQIEALLATNPYKNRIHFVGFHSETALFYAASDVYALTSREDPFPSVVLESFDAGVPVVAFAGTGGASILVEKVGGLVAPELDVAAFSSAIKQLLDDAALSASLGDAAQNHVDEHFAFRPYLFDLCEMLGVTIPKVSVIVPNYNYAQYIEQRLASIYRQSIPVFELILLDDASTDKSIPAISKWLAATQTEAKVVVNEKNSGNVFAQWQKGIALAKGDYIWIAEADDLSDPNFLQTVLPPLVSAEAVLSYCESQQINAQGMVMAKNYQDYLSVVSPDKWKHAYALNGHEECASSLAVLNTIPNVSAVVFNSAVIKKVFSENFDEIKSYQKAGDWVVYMHVLAQGNIAYSPTAANRHRRHENSVIAGKGRQLLLEEIGKVQQLYAAHYPVTENARLKAANYLDYLKKEILL, encoded by the coding sequence ATGGATTTTACCGGCGAGCGTTTTATGCCAGAGGTGCATGGCAATATCGAACTAGAACATCTGCACCGTTACTTATTGGCGAGCAAGGTTGTCGCGGGTAAAACCGTGCTGGATATTGCCAGTGGTGAAGGATATGGCAGCGCAATGATGGCGCAAACTGCGCTCGACATTATCGGTGTGGATATTTCCCATGAGGCAGTGATACATGCGCAAACCAAGTATCAGCGTGATAATTTGGAGTACCGGCAAGGCTCGTGTTCCGCTATTCCACTGGATGATGCGAGTGTGGATGTGGTGGTGAGTTTTGAAACTATCGAACATCACGATGAACACGACGCGATGATGCATGAAATCAAGCGGGTATTGCGTCCTAATGGTGTGCTGATTATTTCCAACCCTGACAAGCTGGAATTCACCGATAAACCGGCTACGCTTAATCCGCATCACATTAAAGAATTGTACCGCGATGAATTTACCGCATTGCTGGATGAGCATTTTAAGCACCGTTGTGTATACGGGCAGCGTGTGGTGTACGGCTCAGCGATTTTATGTGAAGACGGTTTAAGCCCGACGGGCAGTTATGAAGTGGCGGATGCACATTTGCCTGAAATACCCGGCGTTCCTTATGCCATGTATTTAATTGCGGTAGCCTCGGATGCAGATATTGCCTTGCCGGTATTAAATAGCGGAATTTTGGAACAGCGTATTGAAGATACGGAGATTACCCGTTTTTGGCGTGGGCTAATGGCAGAGCGCGATGCACAGATTAGCAGCCTTGTGATGGAACGCAACAACCTTGTCGCAGAGCGGGACTGCCTTACTATCGAGCGCAATAGCCTTGCCGCAGAACGAGAGGGTATGTTGAATTCTATTAGCTTTAAAGTCACCAAACCATTGCGGGTAATGCGTCCTTATGTTGTAAAAACGTATCAGTTTACCCGTAAGGTCATTTCCGTTTGGGCGAAACACCTGTGGCAACAATTACCGATTTCACCCCAGCAAAAGGCCGTGTTGAAAGATAAACTATTTAAGGCTATGCCGCCGCAGTTAGTGAGTTGGAGTCGTACTTACCGCAGTTGGGCCGTTGTGGAAGACGATGATGATTGGGATGATCTGCCGTTAATGCCAGCGCACGGCAATGTGTTGGCAATGGGCGCGTATGTGCCGTTACTGCAAGTACCTCCCCCGGAAAGTGTACCGGTGAAGTTAATTGCATTTTACCTCCCACAATTTCATGCGATTGCGGAAAATAATGCGTGGTGGGGTGAAGGCTTTACCGAATGGACAAACGTTAAACCCGCGCAACCGCAATTTGTAGGACATTATCAACCGCATGTGCCGGATGAATTGGGTTATTACGACTTGCTGAATTCAAGCGTACAGCAGCGCCAAGTGGCGTTGGCGAAACTCTATGGTGTTGGCGGGTTCTGCTTCTATACTTACTGGTTTGGTGGCAAATTATTGTTGGAAAAACCGGTCGAGAATTACCTCAAAGATCGCAGTCTCGATTTGCCCTTCTGCTTGTGCTGGGCGAATGAAAACTGGAGCCGTCGCTGGGATGGTTTGGAAAGTGAGTTGCTAATGACTCAGCAACATTCGCCGGAAGATGATCTGCACTTTATCCAATATGTCGCGCAATACATGCGTGATGAGCGCTACATTCGCATTAATGGTAAGCCATTATTGTTGGTGTATCGGCCTAGTTTGTTGCCGTCCGCGAAAGACACCACAAAATGCTGGCGTGAGTGGTGTGCGCAGAATGGCATTGGTGAGATCTACCTTGCGTACACGCAATCTTTTGAGGCAGTGAATCCGAAGAAATACGGTTTTGATGCGGCGATTGAGTTTCCACCGAATAATGTGCCATTAGCTAATCTAGCCGATACGGTTAAGCCGTTAAACGAGCGTTTTACGGGGAAGGTTTACGATTGGCGTGCTTTTGTGAAACGTTCGCGTCATTATAAAAAGCCTGCTTACCCACTGTTTAGAAGTGTTTGTCCCGCTTGGGATAATACGGCACGTCGCAAGCACAATGGCACGATTTATATCAATAGTACACCAGAGTATTACCAAGAATGGTTGAGCAATGCTGTGGCGGATACTTGTGAACGTGTGCATAACTCCGAGGAACGATTGGTATTTGTGAATGCGTGGAATGAATGGGCCGAAGGGGCGCATTTAGAACCGGATCAGCATTACGGTTATGCTTACCTTGAAGCGACCCGTCGCGCTTTAACTAACGAGGGAAGTTTTAACAGTGCCGGTAAAATCTTGGTGGTGTCGCATGATGCGCATCCGCATGGAGCACAATTTTTGGCACTGGGCATGGTGCGAGCATTAAAGCACGATTTACATTTTGATGTGGAAGTGGTGTTGCTCGGTGATGGGCGGTTGGAAAAAGAATTTGTAGCACTTGCTAATATCCACAAGGTCGATATTCCGGCACAGGGTGAGGGGGAACTGGTTAAGCTTGCCAATGCATTGATGCTGCGGGGTTACACAAAAGCAATAGTCAATACCACAGTTGCCGGGTGTGTAATTCCTGTGTTTCAGGATGCAGGAATAGAGAGTAATTGTCTGGTGCATGAATTGCCGGGCGTTATTCAGCAATATCATCTTGAAGACTGTACTAAGAAAATTGCTGAACACGCTAAAACCGTGGTATTTCCGGCGCAAACCGTTGCAGATGGGTTTGCCCAATTTGCCCAAGTGGATGAGGGCAAGCAGGTTATTCGCCCCCAGGGTTTGTACCGCAGGAATCAATGGCGGCTTGAGAAAAAGCTGGCAAGATCCACCTTGCGTGAGCGTTTGGGATTGGATGCCGATACTAAAATTGTCCTGACAGTTGGCTATGCTGACCACAGGAAGGGGGTCGATTTATTCGTTGAGTGTGCCCTGCAAATATTGGCGCAACGCAAGGACGTTGATTTTGTCTGGGTTGGGCATTGGGAGCAGGGAATGCAGGAGCAGATTGAAGCCCTGCTTGCTACCAACCCTTATAAAAACCGGATTCACTTTGTTGGCTTCCATTCTGAAACCGCCTTATTTTATGCAGCTTCAGATGTTTATGCGCTGACTTCACGGGAAGACCCGTTTCCCAGTGTCGTGCTGGAGTCTTTTGACGCTGGTGTTCCTGTGGTGGCATTTGCAGGTACTGGTGGCGCATCCATCTTGGTCGAAAAAGTTGGTGGGTTGGTTGCGCCTGAACTGGATGTGGCGGCATTTTCATCTGCAATCAAGCAATTGCTTGATGATGCTGCATTGTCTGCGAGTTTGGGTGATGCTGCTCAAAATCATGTGGATGAGCATTTCGCTTTTCGTCCCTATTTGTTTGATTTGTGCGAGATGTTGGGTGTAACAATCCCGAAAGTTTCGGTGATAGTGCCAAATTACAATTATGCACAGTACATTGAGCAGCGGCTGGCTAGTATTTACAGGCAATCTATTCCTGTCTTTGAACTGATCTTGTTGGATGACGCTTCGACCGATAAAAGTATTCCCGCCATCTCGAAGTGGTTGGCGGCAACCCAGACTGAGGCCAAAGTCGTTGTTAATGAAAAGAACTCTGGCAATGTGTTTGCGCAGTGGCAGAAGGGTATTGCTCTGGCAAAAGGTGACTATATCTGGATTGCCGAGGCGGATGATCTCAGTGATCCGAATTTTCTTCAAACGGTTTTGCCACCCTTGGTGTCTGCGGAGGCTGTGTTAAGCTATTGCGAGTCTCAGCAAATCAATGCCCAAGGCATGGTTATGGCTAAAAACTATCAGGATTATTTGAGTGTCGTGTCCCCGGATAAATGGAAACATGCTTATGCCCTTAATGGTCATGAAGAATGTGCTTCGTCGCTAGCCGTATTAAATACCATCCCCAATGTCAGTGCGGTAGTATTTAACAGTGCTGTCATCAAGAAGGTTTTCAGTGAAAACTTTGATGAAATTAAGTCTTACCAAAAGGCTGGTGATTGGGTTGTGTATATGCACGTTCTCGCGCAAGGGAATATTGCTTATTCCCCTACAGCAGCAAATCGCCATCGGCGGCATGAAAACAGTGTGATTGCTGGAAAAGGCCGTCAGCTTTTGTTGGAAGAAATAGGTAAGGTTCAGCAGTTGTATGCAGCACATTACCCGGTTACTGAAAATGCTAGGTTAAAAGCTGCTAATTATCTGGATTACCTTAAAAAAGAAATTTTATTGTGA
- a CDS encoding ABC transporter ATP-binding protein, giving the protein MSSEFAIKVEGVGKNYRLYDKPHHRLLQMLRGEKKIYYRDFWAVKDVSFSVRKGETVGIIGRNGSGKSTLLQMICGTLMPSTGSIEVNGRVAALLELGAGFNPEFTGRENVYMAASLYGLSREIIDAKMTAIIAFADIPDFMDQPVKTYSSGMYVRLAFAVIAHVDADILVVDEALSVGDAFFTQKCIRFLRQFMETGTVLFVSHDTAAIVNLCSKAVLLRSGKIVEIGTPKEVTEHYLAALYEANQDIRGVVADQPETSVDAKPVPTGFGTGDAKIIAVQLLDQEGEPLSWVVGGESVMLDIRCAVFRDIQRPIVGFEFKDRLGQVIFSDNTFLAYADDALSLNAGTEVVARFEFQLPLLPSGDYSISPAIASGTQEDHIQHHWLHDAMIVRVHAQTPCLGLIGVPMKKMRLRIE; this is encoded by the coding sequence ATGTCCTCTGAGTTCGCGATTAAAGTGGAAGGGGTTGGCAAGAATTACCGCCTGTATGACAAGCCGCATCACCGTTTGCTGCAAATGTTGCGTGGCGAGAAGAAAATCTATTACCGGGATTTTTGGGCGGTCAAGGATGTGTCGTTTAGTGTGCGTAAAGGTGAAACGGTGGGGATTATTGGGCGTAATGGCTCCGGTAAGTCAACCTTGTTGCAAATGATTTGTGGCACATTGATGCCTAGTACGGGAAGTATCGAAGTCAACGGGCGTGTCGCGGCGTTATTGGAGTTGGGTGCTGGTTTTAACCCGGAATTTACCGGGCGTGAAAATGTATACATGGCCGCTTCTCTGTATGGTCTTTCACGGGAAATAATTGATGCAAAAATGACAGCTATTATTGCGTTTGCCGATATTCCTGATTTCATGGATCAGCCGGTGAAAACCTATTCTAGCGGCATGTATGTGCGTTTGGCCTTCGCGGTAATTGCACATGTGGACGCCGATATTCTGGTGGTCGATGAAGCCTTATCCGTGGGTGATGCGTTCTTTACCCAAAAATGTATCCGTTTTCTGCGGCAGTTTATGGAAACGGGTACGGTATTGTTTGTGAGTCATGATACTGCTGCTATCGTCAATTTGTGCAGTAAAGCCGTGTTATTGCGCAGTGGTAAAATTGTCGAAATTGGTACACCCAAAGAAGTTACTGAACATTATCTCGCCGCACTGTATGAAGCGAACCAAGATATTAGAGGGGTGGTCGCGGATCAGCCAGAAACCAGTGTGGATGCCAAACCTGTTCCGACAGGCTTTGGTACAGGCGATGCGAAAATTATAGCAGTGCAATTGCTAGATCAGGAAGGCGAGCCATTATCATGGGTGGTTGGCGGTGAGTCAGTGATGCTTGATATTCGTTGTGCCGTATTCCGTGATATTCAGCGCCCGATTGTCGGTTTTGAGTTTAAAGATCGGCTGGGTCAGGTCATCTTTTCGGATAATACTTTTTTGGCTTATGCGGATGATGCACTGTCATTGAATGCTGGTACAGAAGTGGTTGCCCGTTTTGAGTTTCAATTGCCGCTGTTACCCTCTGGCGATTACAGTATTTCTCCCGCGATTGCGTCGGGAACACAAGAAGACCATATTCAGCATCATTGGTTACATGACGCGATGATTGTACGTGTTCATGCTCAAACACCTTGTTTGGGATTAATCGGTGTGCCTATGAAAAAAATGCGTTTAAGGATTGAGTGA
- a CDS encoding ABC transporter permease, with amino-acid sequence MQLYQPLPLSPLAMLGSVWRNRQLIWQMSKRDVLGRYRGSMIGMAWSFFNPLFMLAVYTFVFSVVFESRWGVDTGESRGSFAVILFAGLVVHGLLAECVNRAPGLILSNANYVKKVVFPLEILPWVTLVSALFHTGISLLVLLIAELLLMQHVPWTVLLLPLVWLPFVMGIMGISWFLAALGVYVRDVAQITGLLTTVLLFMSPVFYPLSRLPEHFQTVLLLNPLTFMIEQTRQLVIWGNAPDWGGLLLYSAVACLVAWLGFVWFQKTRGGFADVL; translated from the coding sequence ATGCAGCTTTATCAGCCTCTTCCGCTTAGTCCCCTTGCCATGCTGGGTTCGGTGTGGCGTAACCGTCAGCTTATTTGGCAAATGAGTAAACGCGATGTGTTAGGGCGTTACCGTGGTTCCATGATTGGGATGGCTTGGTCGTTTTTTAACCCGCTGTTTATGTTGGCGGTCTACACCTTTGTATTTAGCGTGGTGTTTGAATCACGTTGGGGCGTGGATACCGGTGAAAGTCGGGGGAGTTTCGCGGTCATTTTGTTCGCGGGGTTGGTGGTACACGGTTTGTTGGCGGAATGTGTGAATCGTGCGCCCGGTTTGATTTTATCCAATGCCAATTATGTGAAAAAAGTGGTGTTTCCCTTGGAAATATTGCCGTGGGTCACGTTGGTGTCGGCGTTATTTCATACGGGTATCAGCTTGTTGGTGTTGCTGATAGCCGAGCTTTTGTTGATGCAGCATGTGCCTTGGACGGTGCTGTTGTTGCCATTGGTGTGGCTGCCTTTTGTCATGGGCATTATGGGGATTAGTTGGTTTTTAGCGGCGCTGGGGGTGTATGTGCGTGATGTGGCGCAAATTACCGGCTTGTTGACGACGGTGTTGCTGTTTATGAGTCCGGTGTTTTACCCCTTGTCTAGATTGCCCGAACATTTCCAAACCGTGCTCTTGCTGAATCCTTTGACGTTTATGATTGAGCAAACGCGGCAACTGGTGATCTGGGGCAACGCGCCGGATTGGGGTGGTTTGCTGCTGTACAGTGCGGTGGCGTGTTTGGTCGCTTGGCTGGGGTTTGTGTGGTTCCAGAAAACCAGAGGAGGGTTTGCGGATGTCCTCTGA
- a CDS encoding glycosyltransferase family 2 protein, with protein sequence MPAVAILLCTYNGQRYLSEQLESVATQTYPHWRMWASDDGSRDDTPSILTEYRSKWLKGRLSIVQGEARGFVANFLSLCCRDEIQADYYAFCDQDDVWEADKLQRALDCLQAVPADIPALYGSRTRLVDANNGELGLSAPFTRPPGFAHALTQNIACGNTMVFNHAAIALLRAAGSEVTVVAHDWWLYLLVSGAGGQVFYDAYPSVRYRQHGGNLVGMKTHWLARLVRLRTIREVWQGTFRAGNERQMQALQAMRAKLSPANRVILDRFMLARNRWLVPRLLGFWQSGIYREPLGSHLGLIAAAILKKI encoded by the coding sequence ATGCCAGCGGTTGCTATCCTGCTCTGTACCTATAATGGTCAGCGTTACTTGAGTGAGCAACTGGAATCAGTGGCTACCCAGACTTACCCGCACTGGCGTATGTGGGCATCGGATGACGGCTCGCGAGATGATACTCCCTCAATTCTGACTGAGTATAGGTCAAAATGGCTCAAGGGGCGCTTATCTATTGTGCAAGGTGAAGCACGAGGATTTGTGGCTAACTTTTTATCGCTCTGTTGCCGTGACGAAATTCAGGCGGATTATTATGCTTTTTGCGACCAAGATGATGTGTGGGAGGCGGATAAACTCCAGCGGGCGCTGGATTGCTTGCAAGCAGTGCCAGCGGATATTCCGGCGCTGTATGGTTCGCGTACACGGTTGGTGGATGCGAATAATGGTGAATTGGGGTTGTCTGCGCCGTTTACCCGCCCACCGGGATTTGCTCATGCACTCACGCAAAATATCGCCTGTGGGAATACGATGGTATTTAATCACGCTGCTATCGCCTTGTTACGCGCGGCCGGAAGTGAAGTGACAGTAGTGGCGCATGATTGGTGGTTGTATTTGTTGGTGAGTGGTGCGGGTGGACAGGTGTTTTATGATGCATACCCCAGTGTGCGTTACCGTCAGCACGGTGGCAATCTGGTCGGGATGAAAACGCACTGGTTGGCGCGGTTGGTGCGGTTGCGCACGATTCGCGAGGTGTGGCAAGGTACGTTTCGTGCCGGTAATGAGCGGCAAATGCAGGCGTTACAAGCGATGCGTGCTAAACTTAGCCCCGCCAATCGCGTGATACTGGACAGGTTTATGTTGGCGCGAAACCGCTGGTTAGTGCCCCGCTTGCTGGGTTTCTGGCAATCCGGTATTTATCGCGAGCCGTTGGGGAGTCACTTGGGACTCATTGCCGCCGCTATTTTAAAAAAGATTTGA
- a CDS encoding exopolysaccharide biosynthesis polyprenyl glycosylphosphotransferase translates to MKYTLFKLTLYTLLLLLNLVLARWLAEWLLPDVHAHPASKYLWQIMIYVLIFFYLRLLTRRMVTTSETWLILKGSAIALIINFALMSLLKQSDQYSRLIILMFFSLNLLLPIWIYYLKRRCLQHPLLREKVLLICDETACADSHQWLKADNPFGFDVAATVNINHYSPEGLESKVGQILEKQHFFATIIMLENTGMERMFHLMDQIQHKVKRILLVPRMTSLPMFNAEVFNSINQKGLIFFVRNNLLSDSDRAFKHVSDFILALLLTLTLSPFLFGLYAWVWLATAGKPIFKQKRIGQNGKLFKIYKFRTMRADAAEQLEKILAADSAAREEWERDRKLKNDPRITRVGQFLRRTSLDELPQLINVLRGQMSLVGPRPIIGEEIVDYGEYIDYYQQVRPGITGLWQVSGRNELSYAERVQLDVWYVRNWSLELDLIILTKTFVAVLLRKGSY, encoded by the coding sequence ATGAAATATACCCTGTTCAAACTGACTCTGTATACACTGCTGCTGCTACTTAATCTCGTGTTAGCACGTTGGTTAGCGGAGTGGCTCCTCCCGGATGTTCACGCACACCCCGCCAGCAAATACCTGTGGCAAATCATGATCTATGTGCTGATTTTCTTCTATCTGCGCCTCTTAACCCGACGCATGGTGACGACATCAGAAACTTGGCTGATACTCAAAGGTAGCGCGATTGCTCTAATCATCAATTTCGCACTGATGTCACTGCTTAAACAATCGGATCAATATTCGCGCCTCATCATCCTGATGTTTTTCAGCCTTAATCTGCTGCTGCCCATCTGGATTTACTACCTGAAACGCCGCTGCCTGCAACACCCGCTATTGCGTGAAAAAGTGTTGTTGATCTGTGATGAAACCGCCTGTGCGGACTCTCACCAATGGCTAAAAGCTGACAACCCGTTTGGTTTTGATGTTGCCGCCACCGTGAATATCAACCACTATTCGCCCGAAGGGCTAGAATCCAAAGTCGGGCAAATTTTAGAAAAACAGCACTTTTTCGCCACCATTATCATGCTGGAAAATACCGGCATGGAACGCATGTTTCACCTCATGGATCAAATTCAACACAAAGTGAAACGCATCCTACTTGTCCCACGAATGACCTCTTTGCCTATGTTTAATGCCGAAGTGTTCAACTCTATCAACCAGAAAGGGTTGATTTTCTTTGTCCGCAACAACCTGCTCAGTGACAGCGACCGCGCATTTAAGCACGTCTCGGATTTCATTTTGGCGCTCCTGCTTACCCTGACGCTATCGCCGTTTTTGTTTGGGCTGTATGCATGGGTCTGGCTGGCAACCGCTGGCAAACCGATTTTCAAACAAAAGCGTATCGGGCAGAATGGCAAACTGTTTAAAATTTACAAGTTCCGTACCATGCGTGCCGATGCTGCCGAACAACTGGAAAAAATCCTTGCCGCCGACTCCGCCGCACGGGAAGAATGGGAACGTGACCGCAAATTAAAAAACGACCCACGCATTACCCGTGTGGGGCAATTTTTACGGCGCACTTCGCTGGACGAACTCCCGCAATTGATCAATGTGTTGCGCGGGCAAATGTCACTGGTCGGGCCGCGTCCCATCATTGGGGAAGAAATTGTTGATTATGGCGAATACATCGACTATTACCAGCAAGTCAGACCGGGCATTACTGGCTTGTGGCAAGTTAGCGGGCGCAATGAGCTAAGCTACGCCGAGCGCGTCCAGTTGGATGTCTGGTATGTGCGCAACTGGTCACTGGAGCTGGATTTAATCATTCTGACCAAAACTTTTGTGGCAGTGCTCTTACGCAAGGGCAGCTATTAA
- a CDS encoding phosphomannomutase CpsG (capsular polysaccharide biosynthesis protein; catalyzes the formation of D-mannose 6-phosphate from alpha-D-mannose 1-phosphate), protein MQKLTCFKAYDIRGKLGDELNDDVAYRIGRAYGEFIGAGKQVVVGGDVRLTSETLKLALANGLQDAGVNVIDIGITGTEEIYFATFHLGVDGGIEVTASHNPMDYNGMKLVREGSRPISGDTGLKDIQRMAEENNFPPITQRGALTQQSCLADYVQHLLGYIDLTAIKPLTLVVNAGNGAAGHVVDALEAECQRLQVPITFIKVHNEPDGTFPHGIPNPLLPENRADTRDAVLAHNADMGIAWDGDFDRCFLFDETGEFIEGYYIVGLLAEAFLQQHQGAKIIHDPRLTWNTIDVVEAAGGVPIQSKTGHAFIKERMRLEDAIYGGEMSAHHYFRDFAYCDSGMIPWLLVAQLMSVKGQTLSTLVSERISKFPCSGEINFHVNDVKACIAAVREHFTALQPLVIDTTDGLSMEFAEWRFNLRGSNTEPVLRLNVESRQDMALVQEQVANISKFF, encoded by the coding sequence ATGCAAAAACTAACCTGTTTCAAAGCCTACGACATTCGCGGCAAGCTAGGGGACGAGCTTAACGACGACGTGGCTTACCGCATTGGGCGGGCGTATGGGGAATTTATCGGCGCAGGCAAGCAAGTCGTGGTCGGCGGCGACGTGCGTTTGACCTCCGAAACGTTGAAGCTGGCGTTGGCGAATGGCTTGCAAGATGCAGGCGTTAACGTCATCGACATCGGCATAACGGGCACGGAAGAGATTTATTTCGCCACGTTCCACCTCGGTGTGGATGGCGGCATTGAAGTCACTGCCAGCCACAACCCGATGGATTACAACGGCATGAAGCTGGTGCGCGAAGGTTCTCGCCCGATCAGCGGCGACACGGGGTTGAAAGACATTCAGCGCATGGCAGAAGAGAACAACTTCCCGCCTATCACGCAACGCGGCGCACTCACGCAGCAATCGTGCCTTGCCGATTACGTGCAACACTTGCTCGGTTACATCGACCTGACAGCGATTAAGCCGCTGACACTGGTGGTGAATGCGGGCAATGGCGCGGCGGGTCACGTCGTGGATGCGCTGGAAGCCGAATGCCAACGTTTGCAAGTACCGATCACCTTCATCAAAGTGCATAACGAACCGGATGGCACATTCCCGCACGGCATCCCCAACCCGTTGCTGCCGGAAAACCGTGCCGACACCCGCGATGCAGTATTGGCACACAACGCCGATATGGGAATTGCGTGGGATGGTGATTTCGACCGCTGTTTCCTGTTCGACGAAACCGGCGAATTCATCGAAGGTTATTACATCGTCGGCTTGCTGGCGGAAGCGTTCTTGCAACAGCATCAGGGTGCGAAAATCATCCACGATCCGCGCCTGACGTGGAACACGATTGACGTGGTAGAAGCGGCGGGCGGCGTACCGATTCAATCCAAAACCGGACATGCTTTCATTAAAGAGCGGATGCGCTTGGAAGATGCGATTTACGGCGGCGAAATGAGTGCGCACCACTATTTCCGCGACTTTGCGTATTGCGACAGCGGCATGATTCCGTGGTTGTTGGTAGCGCAATTGATGAGCGTAAAAGGGCAAACACTGTCCACGCTAGTGAGTGAACGCATTAGCAAATTCCCGTGCAGCGGTGAAATCAACTTCCACGTTAACGATGTGAAAGCGTGCATCGCGGCGGTGCGCGAACATTTCACGGCATTACAACCGCTGGTGATTGATACCACCGATGGTTTGAGCATGGAATTTGCGGAATGGCGTTTCAACTTGCGCGGTTCTAATACCGAGCCGGTGTTGCGCTTGAATGTCGAATCGCGTCAAGACATGGCGTTGGTACAAGAACAAGTGGCAAACATCAGCAAATTCTTCTAA
- a CDS encoding Uma2 family endonuclease: MSTAEKLEERYTYADYARWSENESWELIDGIAYAMAAPSRIHQEIVFELGGQIRNYLQGKSCRGYVAPFDVRLPRQSEADDKVDTVVQPDLTVICDRSKLDDKGCRGAPDWIVEVLSPATTLKDMHTKTRLYEQHGVREYWIVHPTERWVMVYTLDETGKYSRPSVYGMDEPLALQVLPDLSIDWAFVEQI; the protein is encoded by the coding sequence ATGTCTACTGCCGAAAAATTGGAAGAACGTTACACCTATGCCGATTACGCCCGCTGGTCGGAAAACGAGAGTTGGGAGCTAATTGACGGTATCGCTTATGCGATGGCTGCGCCGTCCCGTATTCATCAGGAAATCGTGTTTGAGTTGGGCGGGCAGATTCGTAATTACCTGCAAGGTAAATCCTGCCGAGGTTATGTTGCGCCGTTTGATGTGCGTTTGCCACGTCAGAGTGAGGCTGATGACAAGGTAGACACCGTGGTTCAACCCGATTTAACCGTGATTTGTGACCGTTCCAAATTGGACGATAAAGGCTGTCGAGGTGCGCCGGATTGGATTGTGGAAGTGTTGTCACCCGCCACCACGCTCAAGGACATGCACACCAAAACCCGTTTGTATGAGCAGCACGGCGTGCGTGAATATTGGATTGTGCATCCCACCGAACGCTGGGTCATGGTGTATACCTTGGATGAGACAGGCAAGTACAGCCGCCCCTCTGTGTATGGCATGGATGAGCCGCTTGCCCTGCAAGTTTTGCCTGATCTCAGCATTGATTGGGCATTTGTGGAACAGATTTAG